One Stenotrophomonas sp. SAU14A_NAIMI4_5 DNA segment encodes these proteins:
- the ppc gene encoding phosphoenolpyruvate carboxylase has translation MNEYRSSIEFASPDLPLRDDVRRLGALVGDLLVEQVSAAFLDDVEDVRTRAIARRENQAPLSELADGLAGRTPEQAETMVRAFSTYFQVVNIAERVHRIRRRRDYQRAGTAAAQPDGLQDALQHLKAQGVGLDELAQWLPRIDIEPVFTAHPTEAVRRALLEKEQLMVASLVDNLDGQRTPGEAAADAARFRMALTASWQTTDSSPVRPTVDDEREHVGFYLVQVLYRVIPVLYESLQQALRDTYGEELPLPRLLRFGTWVGGDMDGNPNVDAGTIRNTLDAQRQAVLGRYQKELLQLASLLSQSTERVGVSDALQARVAHYQQLLPQVQSRPRHADMPYRLLNDRMRARLQATLDDGEGAYAGPDELIDDLQLILDSLRAHRGEHAGGFAVQRLLWRVKTFGFHLARLDVRQESSVHARALAAVLGGEDAWQALDALGRARLLGPHASGEAPLPKGDDEGNQRLDAVFAALADARARHGGDALGSYIISMAHDRGDVLAVLALARRGGLVDADGGVPLDIAPLFETVDDLKRGTATLRDLLEDPVYRAHLRARDDVQMVMLGYSDSSKDGGIAASRWGLQRAQVELLDVAAEAGIRLTFFHGRGGSISRGGGKTTHAVDASPRGSIDGRLRVTEQGEVIHRKYGIRALALRSLEQATGAVLRASLRPRAPEPREDGWRPVMDTVSAASSEVYRAFVGQSGFMDYFRTATPIDVIERMTLGSRPSRRLGQDAALGNLRAIPWVFAWSQARAVIPGWYGVGSGLQAAVDAGHEQTLREMARDWPFFRTFLDDIAMVLSKGDITIAEQFSQLSGDLHGRFFPQVEKELALTRHWLLALMGQQTLLDHDARLALSIRLRNPYVDPISVLQVDLLQRWRASGREDDDLLRALVACVNGVSQGVQNTG, from the coding sequence ATGAACGAGTACCGCAGCAGCATCGAATTCGCTTCCCCCGATCTTCCGCTTCGCGATGATGTGCGCCGGCTGGGCGCACTGGTCGGCGACCTGCTGGTCGAACAGGTGTCCGCCGCGTTCCTCGACGACGTCGAGGACGTGCGTACCCGCGCGATCGCGCGCCGCGAGAACCAGGCACCGCTGTCCGAGCTGGCCGATGGCCTGGCCGGGCGCACGCCGGAGCAGGCCGAAACCATGGTGCGTGCGTTCAGCACGTACTTCCAGGTGGTCAACATCGCCGAGCGCGTGCACCGCATCCGCCGCCGCCGTGATTACCAGCGTGCCGGCACTGCCGCGGCGCAGCCCGATGGCCTGCAGGATGCGCTGCAGCACCTGAAGGCGCAGGGCGTAGGCCTGGACGAGCTGGCGCAGTGGCTGCCGCGCATCGACATCGAACCGGTGTTCACCGCGCACCCGACCGAGGCGGTGCGCCGCGCGCTGCTGGAGAAAGAGCAGTTGATGGTGGCCAGCCTGGTGGACAACCTGGATGGCCAGCGCACGCCGGGCGAGGCTGCTGCCGATGCCGCGCGCTTCCGCATGGCGCTCACCGCGTCGTGGCAGACCACCGATTCCTCGCCGGTGCGGCCCACCGTCGATGACGAACGCGAGCACGTCGGCTTCTATCTGGTGCAGGTGCTGTACCGGGTGATTCCGGTGCTGTACGAATCGCTGCAGCAGGCGCTGCGCGATACCTACGGCGAGGAGCTGCCGCTGCCGCGCCTGCTGCGCTTCGGCACCTGGGTGGGCGGTGACATGGACGGCAACCCGAACGTGGATGCCGGCACCATCCGCAACACGCTGGATGCACAGCGGCAGGCGGTGCTCGGGCGCTACCAGAAGGAACTGCTGCAGCTGGCCAGCCTGCTCAGCCAGTCCACCGAACGGGTGGGCGTGAGCGATGCGCTGCAGGCGCGCGTGGCGCACTACCAGCAGCTGCTGCCGCAGGTGCAGTCGCGCCCGCGCCACGCCGACATGCCGTACCGCCTGCTCAACGACCGCATGCGTGCGCGCCTGCAGGCCACGCTGGATGATGGCGAGGGTGCCTATGCCGGCCCGGATGAACTGATCGACGACCTGCAGCTGATCCTCGACAGCCTGCGTGCCCACCGTGGCGAACACGCCGGTGGTTTCGCCGTGCAGCGCCTGCTGTGGCGGGTGAAGACCTTTGGCTTCCACTTGGCGCGGCTGGACGTGCGCCAGGAATCGAGCGTGCATGCCCGCGCGCTTGCCGCAGTGCTGGGCGGAGAAGACGCCTGGCAGGCGCTGGATGCACTGGGCCGTGCGCGCCTGCTGGGCCCGCATGCCAGCGGCGAAGCACCGCTGCCCAAGGGCGATGACGAGGGCAACCAGCGCCTGGATGCGGTGTTCGCGGCGCTGGCCGATGCACGCGCACGCCATGGCGGCGATGCATTGGGCAGCTACATCATTTCGATGGCGCACGATCGCGGCGACGTGCTGGCGGTGCTGGCACTGGCGCGACGCGGTGGCCTGGTCGATGCCGATGGCGGCGTACCGCTCGACATCGCGCCGCTGTTTGAAACCGTGGACGACCTCAAGCGTGGCACCGCCACCCTGCGTGATCTGCTGGAGGATCCGGTGTACCGCGCGCACCTGCGTGCACGCGATGACGTGCAGATGGTGATGCTGGGGTACTCGGACAGCAGCAAGGACGGCGGCATCGCCGCCTCGCGCTGGGGCCTGCAGCGTGCGCAGGTGGAACTGCTGGATGTCGCGGCCGAGGCCGGTATCCGCCTGACCTTCTTCCACGGCCGTGGCGGTTCGATCAGCCGTGGCGGTGGCAAGACCACCCACGCGGTGGACGCCTCGCCGCGCGGCAGCATCGATGGCCGCCTGCGGGTGACCGAACAGGGCGAGGTGATCCACCGCAAGTACGGCATCCGCGCGCTGGCGCTGCGTTCGCTGGAACAGGCCACCGGTGCGGTGCTGCGCGCCAGCCTGCGCCCGCGCGCGCCGGAGCCGCGCGAAGACGGGTGGCGGCCGGTGATGGACACCGTCTCCGCGGCCAGCAGCGAGGTGTACCGCGCCTTCGTCGGCCAGTCCGGCTTCATGGATTACTTCCGCACGGCCACGCCGATCGATGTGATCGAGCGGATGACCCTGGGCTCGCGGCCGTCGCGCCGCCTGGGCCAGGATGCGGCGCTGGGCAACCTGCGGGCGATTCCGTGGGTGTTCGCCTGGAGCCAGGCGCGTGCCGTCATTCCCGGCTGGTACGGCGTGGGCAGTGGCCTGCAGGCGGCGGTGGACGCCGGCCATGAACAGACGCTGCGCGAGATGGCGCGTGACTGGCCGTTCTTCCGCACCTTCCTCGACGACATCGCGATGGTGCTCTCGAAGGGCGATATCACCATCGCCGAACAGTTCTCGCAGCTCTCTGGTGACCTGCACGGTCGCTTCTTCCCGCAGGTCGAGAAGGAGCTCGCGCTCACCCGGCACTGGCTGCTGGCGCTGATGGGGCAGCAGACCCTGCTGGATCATGATGCGCGGCTGGCGCTGTCGATCCGCCTGCGCAATCCCTACGTGGATCCGATCAGCGTGCTGCAGGTGGACCTGCTGCAGCGCTGGCGGGCCAGCGGGCGCGAGGATGATGACCTGCTGCGCGCGCTGGTGGCCTGCGTGAATGGCGTTTCGCAGGGCGTGCAGAACACCGGCTGA
- a CDS encoding acyl-CoA thioesterase: MSTELKTHQLSMSVLMSPDMANFSGKVHGGAVLRLLDQVAYACASRYAGSYVVTLSVDQVMFRQPIAVGELVTFLASVNYTGTSSMEIGIKVVAEDILKRSVRHANSCFFTMVAVDEEGRPTAVPPLQPASSDEKRRQAAAQIRRQLRQEMEQRHLELLASNPPSPED; the protein is encoded by the coding sequence ATGTCGACCGAACTGAAAACCCACCAGCTGTCCATGTCCGTGCTGATGTCGCCGGACATGGCCAATTTCTCCGGCAAGGTCCACGGCGGCGCCGTCCTGCGCCTGCTCGACCAGGTGGCCTACGCCTGCGCCAGCCGCTACGCCGGCAGCTACGTGGTCACCCTGTCGGTGGACCAGGTGATGTTCCGCCAGCCCATCGCGGTGGGCGAGCTGGTCACCTTCCTGGCCTCGGTGAACTACACCGGCACCTCGTCGATGGAGATCGGCATCAAGGTGGTGGCCGAGGACATCCTCAAGCGCAGCGTGCGCCACGCCAACAGCTGCTTCTTCACCATGGTGGCGGTGGACGAGGAAGGCCGGCCGACGGCGGTGCCGCCGCTGCAGCCAGCCAGCTCGGACGAGAAGCGCCGCCAGGCCGCTGCGCAGATCCGCCGCCAGCTGCGGCAGGAAATGGAACAGCGGCACCTGGAGCTGCTGGCGTCGAACCCGCCGTCGCCGGAAGACTGA
- the metK gene encoding methionine adenosyltransferase → MSSYLFTSESVSEGHPDKVADQISDAVLDAILTQDQRARVACETMVKTGVAIVAGEITTSAWIDLEALTRKVITDIGYDSSDVGFDGATCGVLNLIGKQSPHIAQGVDRKKPEEMGAGDQGLMFGYATNETDSFMPAAIHLSHRLVEQQAKIRKKRNSPLSWLRPDAKSQVTLRYENGVVSAIDAVVLSTQHAPGIKQKDLIEAVREEIIKPVLPAKWLHKGTKFHINPTGKFEIGGPVGDCGLTGRKIIVDTYGGWARHGGGAFSGKDPSKVDRSAAYAARYVAKNVVAAGLADRCEVQVSYAIGVAEPTSISVTTFGTGKISDDKIEKLIRKHFDLRPYGIIKMLDLVHPMYQQTAAYGHFGRKPKEFSYLNGEGETVNATAFSWEKTDRAAALRADAKLK, encoded by the coding sequence ATGTCCAGCTATCTCTTCACCTCCGAGTCGGTCTCCGAAGGCCATCCGGACAAGGTTGCCGACCAGATCTCCGATGCGGTGCTGGACGCGATCCTGACCCAGGACCAGCGCGCCCGCGTGGCCTGCGAGACCATGGTCAAGACCGGTGTTGCCATCGTCGCCGGTGAAATCACCACCAGCGCCTGGATCGACCTGGAAGCCCTGACCCGCAAGGTCATCACGGACATCGGCTACGACAGCTCCGACGTCGGCTTCGACGGCGCCACCTGCGGCGTGCTGAACCTGATCGGCAAGCAGTCGCCGCACATCGCCCAGGGCGTGGACCGCAAGAAGCCGGAAGAAATGGGCGCTGGCGACCAGGGCCTGATGTTCGGCTACGCCACCAACGAGACCGACAGCTTCATGCCGGCCGCGATCCACCTGTCGCACCGCCTGGTGGAACAGCAGGCCAAGATCCGCAAGAAGCGCAACTCGCCGCTGTCCTGGCTGCGCCCGGACGCCAAGAGCCAGGTGACCCTGCGCTATGAAAACGGCGTGGTCTCGGCCATCGACGCCGTGGTCCTGTCCACCCAGCACGCCCCGGGCATCAAGCAGAAGGACCTCATCGAGGCCGTCCGCGAAGAGATCATCAAGCCGGTGCTGCCGGCCAAGTGGCTGCACAAGGGCACCAAGTTCCACATCAACCCGACCGGCAAGTTCGAGATCGGCGGCCCGGTGGGCGACTGCGGCCTGACCGGCCGCAAGATCATCGTCGACACCTACGGCGGCTGGGCCCGTCACGGTGGTGGCGCCTTCTCCGGCAAGGACCCGTCCAAGGTCGACCGTTCGGCGGCCTACGCTGCCCGCTACGTCGCCAAGAACGTGGTTGCCGCCGGCCTGGCCGACCGTTGCGAAGTGCAGGTCTCCTACGCCATCGGCGTGGCTGAGCCGACCTCGATCTCGGTCACCACCTTCGGCACCGGCAAGATCAGCGACGACAAGATCGAGAAGCTGATCCGCAAGCACTTCGACCTGCGCCCGTACGGCATCATCAAGATGCTGGACTTGGTGCACCCGATGTACCAGCAGACCGCCGCCTACGGTCACTTCGGCCGCAAGCCGAAGGAATTCAGCTACCTCAACGGCGAAGGCGAGACCGTCAACGCCACGGCCTTCTCCTGGGAGAAGACCGACCGCGCCGCCGCCCTGCGCGCCGATGCGAAGCTGAAGTAA
- a CDS encoding lysophospholipid acyltransferase family protein: MQELEQRLQQRFPDWFRGRRGHLARPLLRSVGRWSRLDRVEAFLQRSANLRGFDFVAAGLEFLESGYQVDPLDLSRIPASGRLLIVANHPSGALDALALLDAVGRVRRDVRIVANDLLGAIGPLQDLLLPVRILGGKVQRGSLHAVEQALDAEQCVIVFPAGEVSRLSLQGIRDGRWQRGFVRFARAAGAPVLPVRVEARNSALFYGASTLFKPAGTALLAREMFARRGRPLRLRIGQPMQLGQGDPGAQLLAVRRALYALGPADSATGSLPAGPEPLAAPVPPAQVAADIARATVLGQTGDGKQILLATCTADSALLRELGRLRELTFRQVGEGTGRSRDLDGYDLQYQHIVIWDGSAQRIAGAYRIMRGAQALARRGLAGLYSASLFRYSDDAITRIAEGLELGRSFVVPDYWGSRSLDYLWQGIGAYLQCQPGIRYLFGAVSISAALPREAREQLVAYYQRYYGGRSGLVESNQPFQYFAAPPSFGELDAGAAFDVLKANLTALGTGVPTLYRQYTDLCEPGGARFLAFGVDPDFSDSIDGLIEVDLQAIRPNKRKRYLRDAGMPA; encoded by the coding sequence ATGCAGGAACTCGAGCAGCGCTTGCAGCAACGTTTCCCCGATTGGTTCCGCGGCCGCCGCGGGCATCTGGCCCGGCCCCTGCTGCGCAGCGTGGGCCGCTGGTCGCGGCTGGACCGGGTGGAGGCCTTCCTGCAGCGCAGCGCGAATCTGCGCGGCTTCGACTTCGTCGCCGCCGGGCTGGAGTTCCTCGAAAGCGGCTACCAGGTCGATCCGCTGGACCTGTCCCGGATCCCGGCCAGCGGCCGCCTCCTGATCGTGGCCAACCATCCTTCCGGTGCACTGGACGCGCTGGCCCTGCTGGACGCGGTCGGCCGGGTGCGGCGCGACGTGCGCATCGTGGCCAACGACCTGCTGGGCGCCATCGGCCCGCTGCAGGACCTGCTGCTGCCGGTGCGCATCCTCGGCGGCAAGGTCCAGCGTGGCAGCCTGCACGCGGTGGAACAGGCCCTGGACGCCGAGCAGTGCGTCATCGTGTTCCCGGCCGGCGAAGTGTCGCGGCTGTCGCTGCAGGGCATCCGCGATGGCCGCTGGCAGCGCGGTTTCGTCCGTTTCGCCCGCGCCGCCGGGGCGCCGGTGCTGCCGGTGCGGGTGGAAGCGCGCAACTCGGCGCTGTTCTACGGCGCCTCGACCCTGTTCAAGCCGGCGGGCACCGCCCTGCTGGCCCGCGAGATGTTCGCCCGCCGCGGCCGCCCGCTGCGCCTGCGCATCGGCCAGCCGATGCAGCTGGGCCAGGGCGACCCCGGCGCGCAGCTGCTGGCCGTGCGCCGCGCGCTGTACGCCCTGGGCCCCGCGGACAGTGCCACCGGCAGCCTGCCGGCCGGCCCCGAGCCACTGGCCGCCCCGGTGCCGCCGGCGCAGGTGGCCGCCGATATCGCCCGGGCCACGGTGCTGGGCCAGACCGGTGATGGCAAGCAGATCCTGCTGGCCACCTGCACCGCCGATTCGGCGCTGCTGCGCGAGCTGGGCCGGCTGCGCGAGCTGACCTTCCGCCAGGTGGGCGAGGGCACCGGCCGCAGCCGCGACCTGGACGGCTACGACCTGCAGTACCAGCACATCGTCATCTGGGACGGCAGCGCGCAGCGCATCGCCGGTGCCTACCGCATCATGCGCGGCGCACAGGCCCTGGCCCGCCGCGGCCTGGCCGGGCTCTACAGCGCCTCGCTGTTCCGCTATTCCGACGATGCCATCACCCGCATCGCCGAAGGCCTGGAACTGGGCCGCAGCTTCGTGGTGCCCGATTACTGGGGCAGCCGCAGCCTGGATTACCTGTGGCAGGGCATCGGTGCCTACCTGCAGTGCCAGCCGGGCATCCGCTACCTGTTCGGCGCGGTGTCGATCAGCGCCGCGCTGCCGCGCGAGGCGCGCGAACAGCTGGTGGCCTACTACCAGCGCTACTACGGTGGCCGCAGCGGCCTGGTCGAATCCAACCAGCCGTTCCAGTACTTCGCCGCACCGCCCAGCTTCGGTGAACTCGACGCCGGCGCTGCGTTCGATGTGCTGAAGGCCAACCTGACCGCGCTGGGCACGGGTGTGCCGACGCTGTACCGCCAGTACACCGATCTGTGCGAACCCGGCGGCGCCCGCTTCCTCGCGTTCGGCGTCGATCCGGATTTCAGCGATTCGATCGACGGCCTGATCGAAGTGGACCTGCAGGCGATCCGCCCGAACAAACGCAAACGCTACCTGCGCGACGCGGGGATGCCGGCATGA
- a CDS encoding UDP-2,3-diacylglucosamine diphosphatase, with the protein MSALANLSPHRRAVFVSDVHLGSRHCHAAELATFLGQLRCERLYLVGDIIDLWWMAHRRANWRASHSEVIQALHALRRAGTEIIYIPGNHDASLRHVCGLMLPAMQVRRRAIHVTADGRRLLVAHGDDYDGVTHFGGLQERFGDWLYYRILTGNQALNAVRRRLGMRYWSLSEFLKKRSGAAERYIERFVQAGLDDVRRRGLDGIICGHIHRAALVERDGLVYANDGDWVESLTALAEDHDGALRLLDHHGQTLVELPGARMSQAA; encoded by the coding sequence ATGAGCGCGCTGGCGAACCTGTCGCCGCACCGGCGTGCAGTGTTCGTCTCCGATGTGCACCTCGGGTCGCGCCACTGCCACGCCGCCGAACTGGCCACCTTCCTCGGCCAGCTGCGCTGCGAGCGGCTGTACCTGGTCGGCGACATCATCGACCTGTGGTGGATGGCGCACCGCCGTGCCAACTGGCGTGCCTCGCACAGCGAGGTGATCCAGGCACTGCATGCGCTGCGCCGCGCCGGCACCGAGATCATCTACATCCCCGGCAACCACGATGCCTCGCTCCGCCATGTGTGCGGGCTGATGCTGCCGGCCATGCAGGTGCGCCGCCGTGCCATCCACGTGACCGCCGACGGACGCCGCCTGCTGGTGGCGCACGGCGATGACTACGACGGCGTGACCCACTTCGGCGGCCTGCAGGAGCGCTTCGGCGACTGGCTGTACTACCGCATCCTCACCGGCAACCAGGCGTTGAACGCGGTGCGGCGCCGGCTCGGCATGCGCTACTGGTCGCTGTCCGAATTCCTGAAGAAGCGCAGCGGCGCCGCCGAGCGCTACATCGAGCGCTTCGTCCAGGCCGGCCTGGATGACGTGCGCCGGCGCGGGCTGGACGGCATCATCTGCGGCCACATCCACCGCGCGGCGCTGGTCGAGCGCGATGGGCTGGTCTATGCGAACGACGGCGACTGGGTGGAAAGCCTGACCGCGCTGGCCGAGGACCACGACGGCGCGCTGCGCCTGCTGGACCACCACGGGCAGACATTGGTGGAGCTGCCCGGCGCGCGGATGTCGCAGGCGGCGTAG
- a CDS encoding metal-dependent hydrolase — protein MDSLTQIVLGGAVAAAIAPPGHRRAALLAGAALGTLPDLDALWLGFAAADPVANMVDHRSFSHSLLVLPWVAALIWWLFKRFGNGRVAQSPLRWFWAIQLALVTHPLLDAFTVYGTQLWWPLRPHPTMGSSVFIIDPAYTVWLLLGCVVAWFARARPWAGKVLGVSLLVSTAYLGWGLVAKAQVDRAAQQSLAAMGLGDAPRFSVPMPFNTLLWRVVAMTPSGYVVGDRSLVADQGPMRFEGHPSNVQALREASAIPAVQRLQWFNRGFMRAQVVDNQLVLSDLRMGLEPDYTFNFAVAEQVDGQWRAIVPQQQRMDYSSPAARADAGHRLAATWQRIWQAPPAATLHIDP, from the coding sequence ATGGACTCGTTGACCCAGATCGTTCTCGGTGGGGCCGTCGCTGCCGCCATCGCTCCGCCCGGCCACCGCCGTGCGGCCCTCCTGGCCGGTGCCGCACTCGGCACGCTGCCCGACCTCGATGCGCTGTGGCTCGGCTTCGCTGCCGCCGACCCGGTGGCCAACATGGTCGACCACCGCAGCTTCAGCCATTCGCTGCTGGTGCTGCCGTGGGTGGCCGCGCTGATCTGGTGGCTGTTCAAGCGCTTCGGCAACGGCCGCGTGGCGCAGTCACCGCTGCGCTGGTTCTGGGCGATCCAGCTGGCCCTGGTCACCCATCCGCTGCTGGATGCGTTCACCGTCTACGGCACCCAGCTGTGGTGGCCGCTGCGGCCGCATCCGACGATGGGTTCCAGCGTCTTCATCATCGACCCGGCCTACACCGTGTGGCTGCTGCTGGGCTGCGTGGTGGCCTGGTTCGCGCGCGCACGGCCCTGGGCGGGCAAGGTGCTGGGCGTCTCGCTGCTGGTCAGCACGGCCTACCTGGGCTGGGGCCTGGTGGCCAAGGCCCAGGTGGATCGCGCCGCGCAGCAGAGCCTGGCCGCGATGGGCCTGGGCGATGCGCCGCGGTTCTCGGTGCCGATGCCGTTCAACACCCTGCTGTGGCGGGTGGTGGCGATGACGCCCAGTGGCTACGTGGTGGGCGACCGTTCGCTGGTGGCCGACCAGGGCCCGATGCGGTTTGAAGGCCATCCGTCCAACGTGCAGGCGCTGCGCGAAGCGTCCGCGATTCCGGCCGTGCAGCGGCTGCAGTGGTTCAACCGCGGCTTCATGCGCGCGCAGGTGGTGGACAACCAGCTGGTGCTGAGCGACCTGCGCATGGGCCTGGAGCCGGACTACACCTTCAACTTCGCGGTGGCCGAGCAGGTGGACGGGCAGTGGCGGGCGATCGTGCCGCAGCAGCAGCGCATGGATTACAGCAGCCCGGCCGCACGCGCCGATGCCGGGCACCGGCTGGCGGCGACGTGGCAGCGGATCTGGCAGGCGCCGCCGGCGGCGACCCTGCACATCGACCCGTGA
- a CDS encoding class I SAM-dependent methyltransferase encodes MTPPISSPTYLHGFSGTEQQRLMTQARLLESSIFGQIDYTGARHLLEVGSGVGAQTEILLRRFPELHVTGVDLSEAQLATARENLARTPWCSDRYTLQQADAGELPFEARSFDSAFLCWVLEHVPSPARVLSEVRRVLAPGSPVYITEVMNASFLLDPYSPHIWRYWMAFNDFQHDHGGDPFVGAKLGNLLLAGGFRDVHTEIKTIHLDNREPARRKTMIAFWEQLLLSAADQLLQAGAVDEDTVEGMRREFRLVQNDPNAVFFYSFVQGRATVY; translated from the coding sequence ATGACGCCGCCGATCTCTTCCCCGACCTACCTGCACGGTTTTTCCGGCACCGAACAGCAGCGCCTGATGACCCAGGCGCGCCTGCTGGAATCGAGCATCTTCGGCCAGATCGACTACACCGGTGCGCGCCACCTGCTGGAAGTCGGCAGCGGCGTCGGTGCGCAGACCGAAATCCTGCTGCGCCGCTTCCCCGAGCTGCACGTCACCGGCGTGGACCTGAGCGAGGCGCAGCTGGCCACCGCGCGTGAGAACCTGGCGCGCACGCCGTGGTGCAGCGACCGCTACACCCTGCAGCAGGCCGATGCCGGCGAACTGCCGTTCGAGGCCCGTAGCTTCGATTCGGCCTTCCTGTGCTGGGTGCTGGAACACGTGCCCTCCCCTGCGCGCGTGCTCAGCGAAGTACGCCGCGTGCTGGCCCCGGGCTCGCCGGTCTACATCACCGAAGTGATGAATGCCTCGTTCCTGCTGGATCCGTATTCGCCGCACATCTGGCGCTACTGGATGGCCTTCAACGATTTCCAGCACGACCACGGCGGCGACCCGTTCGTCGGCGCCAAGCTCGGCAACCTGCTGCTGGCCGGTGGCTTCCGCGACGTGCACACCGAGATCAAGACCATCCACCTGGACAACCGCGAACCGGCACGCCGCAAGACGATGATCGCGTTCTGGGAACAGCTGCTGCTGTCGGCCGCCGACCAGCTGCTGCAGGCCGGCGCCGTGGACGAGGACACCGTGGAAGGCATGCGCCGTGAGTTCCGCCTGGTGCAGAACGACCCGAACGCGGTGTTCTTCTATTCGTTCGTGCAGGGCCGCGCGACGGTGTATTGA
- the dusB gene encoding tRNA dihydrouridine synthase DusB: MQIGPYTIAPNVVLAPMAGVTDKPFRLLCKRLGAGLAASEMTISDPRFWTTRKSIHRMDHEGEPAPISVQIAGTEPQQLAEAARYNVDHGAQIIDINMGCPAKKVCNAWAGSALMRDELLVARILEAVVNAVDVPVTLKIRTGWDCDHRNGPVIARIAEDSGIAALAVHGRTRDQHYTGQAEYGTIGEIKAALRIPVIANGDIDSPQKAAHVLQQTGVDAVMIGRSAQGRPWIFREVAHYLATGQELPPPSLEEVRDILLGHLHALHAFYGEPQGVRIARKHLGWYAKDRPENAAFRAVVNRAEDPASQIALTTEYFDRLIAGEPAMPSAA, encoded by the coding sequence ATGCAGATCGGCCCGTACACCATTGCCCCCAACGTCGTGCTGGCCCCCATGGCCGGCGTCACCGACAAGCCCTTCCGCCTGCTGTGCAAACGGCTGGGCGCGGGTCTGGCCGCCTCGGAAATGACCATCAGCGACCCGCGCTTCTGGACCACGCGCAAGTCGATCCACCGCATGGACCACGAGGGCGAACCGGCGCCGATCAGCGTGCAGATTGCCGGCACCGAGCCGCAGCAGCTGGCCGAGGCGGCGCGCTACAACGTCGACCACGGCGCGCAGATCATCGACATCAACATGGGCTGCCCGGCCAAGAAGGTGTGCAACGCCTGGGCCGGCTCGGCGCTGATGCGCGATGAACTGCTGGTGGCGCGCATCCTCGAAGCCGTGGTCAACGCGGTGGACGTGCCGGTCACCCTGAAGATCCGCACCGGCTGGGACTGCGACCATCGCAACGGGCCGGTGATCGCGCGCATCGCCGAGGACAGCGGCATCGCCGCGCTGGCCGTGCACGGCCGCACCCGCGACCAGCATTACACCGGCCAGGCCGAGTACGGCACCATCGGTGAGATCAAGGCCGCGCTGCGCATCCCGGTCATCGCCAACGGCGATATCGATTCGCCGCAGAAGGCCGCCCATGTGCTGCAGCAGACCGGCGTGGACGCGGTGATGATCGGCCGTTCCGCGCAGGGCCGGCCGTGGATCTTCCGCGAAGTGGCGCACTACCTGGCCACCGGACAGGAACTGCCGCCGCCCTCGCTGGAGGAAGTACGCGACATCCTGCTGGGCCACCTGCATGCGCTGCACGCGTTCTACGGTGAGCCGCAGGGCGTGCGCATCGCCCGCAAGCACCTGGGCTGGTACGCCAAGGACCGGCCGGAGAACGCCGCCTTCCGCGCGGTGGTCAACCGTGCCGAAGACCCGGCCAGCCAGATCGCGCTGACCACCGAATATTTCGACCGCCTGATTGCCGGGGAACCGGCGATGCCCTCCGCTGCCTGA
- a CDS encoding ribokinase, translating into MSSSVVVVGSFNVDHVWRCEALPAPGATIAGRYSTGPGGKGFNQAVAACRAGADTTFVCALGDDVGGATARDLAAQDGFALIAEASSEPTGTAGIYVDARGRNTIVIGPGANAALSTAFLEQQQALLAGAKVVLVQLESPVQTIEAALAAAREAGVTTVLNAAPADAPSSIGLLKLADVLTPNETEFASLLGRHVGERVDADDVAALDGASLHALCRKLVGNGTVVVTLGAVGVFVSHAEENLRGDTQPYYRVGAEQVQAIDTTGAGDAFNGALAASIAQVPDAPFARHVRFANQFAGRSTEKEGAAAAMPRFTPADAEVK; encoded by the coding sequence ATGAGCAGCAGTGTCGTTGTCGTCGGTTCCTTCAATGTCGATCACGTGTGGCGGTGCGAAGCGCTGCCGGCGCCGGGCGCGACCATTGCCGGCCGCTACAGCACCGGCCCGGGTGGCAAGGGCTTCAACCAGGCCGTGGCCGCCTGCCGGGCCGGCGCCGACACCACGTTCGTGTGTGCGCTCGGCGATGACGTCGGTGGCGCCACGGCGCGTGACCTGGCCGCGCAGGATGGCTTCGCGCTGATCGCCGAGGCCAGCAGCGAGCCGACCGGCACCGCCGGCATCTACGTCGATGCCCGTGGCCGCAACACCATCGTCATCGGCCCCGGCGCCAACGCCGCCCTGAGCACCGCGTTCCTGGAACAGCAGCAGGCGCTGCTGGCCGGTGCCAAGGTGGTGCTGGTGCAGCTGGAATCGCCGGTGCAGACCATCGAAGCCGCGCTGGCTGCGGCGCGCGAAGCCGGTGTCACCACCGTGCTCAACGCCGCACCGGCCGACGCCCCGTCCAGCATCGGCCTGCTGAAGCTGGCCGATGTGCTGACCCCGAACGAGACCGAGTTTGCTTCGCTGCTCGGCCGCCATGTGGGTGAGCGCGTGGATGCCGACGACGTGGCCGCGCTGGATGGCGCCAGCCTGCACGCGCTGTGCCGCAAGCTGGTCGGCAACGGCACCGTGGTGGTCACCCTGGGTGCGGTGGGCGTGTTCGTTTCGCACGCCGAGGAGAACCTGCGTGGCGACACCCAGCCGTACTACCGCGTGGGCGCCGAACAGGTGCAGGCGATCGACACCACCGGTGCCGGCGATGCCTTCAACGGTGCGCTGGCGGCCTCGATCGCCCAGGTGCCGGACGCGCCGTTCGCCCGCCACGTGCGCTTCGCAAACCAGTTCGCCGGCCGTTCCACCGAGAAGGAAGGCGCCGCTGCGGCGATGCCGCGCTTCACCCCGGCCGACGCTGAAGTGAAGTAA